TCGTGCTCGTATTGGATATGTCCACCTCAATGCGGGCTGAAGATTTAAAACCCAACCGCTTTGAAGCGGCCCGGAATGTGGCCAAGAGCTTTGTTGACAAGCGTAATTCTGACCGAATCGGGCTGGTTACTTTTGCCATGAAAAGTTTCACTGTAGTTCCACCTACTCTCGATTACCGATTGCTCAAAAGCTTACTCGATGATCTGGAAATGGGCGTTATTGAGGACGGCACGGCCATTGGGATGGGAATTGCTACCGCTATAAACCGGTTGAAAGAAAGTGAAGCTGAAAGTAAGGTTATCATCTTACTTACTGATGGCCAGAATAATGCCGGTGAGATTGATCCTGTTACCGCAGCCGATCTGGCTGTGACGTACGGCATTAAGATATACACTATTGGTGCCGGAACCCGGGGAACAGCTCCTTATCCTATTCAGGACCCGATTTTCGGACGAAGATATCAAAACATTCAGGTGAATATTGACGAGGAGATGCTTACACAGGTGGCAAACTTAACAGATGGCAAATACTTTCGGGCAACCGATTCTGAACAGCTTGAAAACATTTATGCTGAAATTGACGAGCTCGAAAAATCAGAGGTGGAAGAACTCATCTATACCGATTATGAAGATTTATACGCCCGTTACCTGGGGCTTTCCCTTGGATTTCTGTTTCTCAGCTTCCTGCTCAGCAAAACCATTTTAAACGGGATTGAAAACTCCTGAACGTTTTATCGGTTACTTCCCTTTCCATGAATCCAA
The nucleotide sequence above comes from Gracilimonas sp.. Encoded proteins:
- a CDS encoding VWA domain-containing protein; the protein is MEFANPQWFWALLVLPVIIGLYLYRYFAHKQATLSFSSLELLEDLPGNWKSHLHWVQAFFLWAGIGFLIIALARPQERLTTVERNAEGIDIVLVLDMSTSMRAEDLKPNRFEAARNVAKSFVDKRNSDRIGLVTFAMKSFTVVPPTLDYRLLKSLLDDLEMGVIEDGTAIGMGIATAINRLKESEAESKVIILLTDGQNNAGEIDPVTAADLAVTYGIKIYTIGAGTRGTAPYPIQDPIFGRRYQNIQVNIDEEMLTQVANLTDGKYFRATDSEQLENIYAEIDELEKSEVEELIYTDYEDLYARYLGLSLGFLFLSFLLSKTILNGIENS